One region of Solanum pennellii chromosome 6, SPENNV200 genomic DNA includes:
- the LOC107021572 gene encoding chromatin-remodeling complex subunit ies6: MEREVLEAELVLPTHMKFKKIQMYDKYPKGQARGRHWKHLKQIIQAENYENYPPHLPTYVNIETPPSMHPGKKICDITGFEAPYFDPRTKLRYANTEVFKTIRSLPNDHVQRYLALRNAAVVLR, encoded by the exons ATGGAGCGAGAAGTGTTAGAAGCAGAACTAGTACTTCcaactcacatgaaatttaaGAAGATTCAGATGTACGACAAGTACCCTAAAGGACAAGCTAGAGGACGGCACTGGAAACATCTCAAGCAGATTATACAAGCAGAAAATTACGAAAATTATCCTCCTCATCTACCTACTT ATGTTAACATTGAAACGCCACCTTCTATGCATCCTGGCAAAAAGATATGTGACATAACAGGATTCGAG GCACCATATTTTGACCCAAGAACTAAACTCCGTTATGCTAATACTGAGGTTTTTAAGACAATAAGGTCGCTCCCTAATGACCATGTTCAGAGGTACTTGGCTCTCAGAAACGCAGCTGTTGTTTTGAGATAG